In Eucalyptus grandis isolate ANBG69807.140 chromosome 4, ASM1654582v1, whole genome shotgun sequence, the following proteins share a genomic window:
- the LOC104440822 gene encoding two-pore potassium channel 3, with product MDDEPLLQGLVRPPPLFTLPEDDEIAVPPPALTPSELKDRLIFGPSPPPRDASPIADTLISPLHPALPSSSSPLEEPPPLPQQQPWLIDPNFFWSKSNLHRSKTAPAMAVINDLNRQSAPPKLQFASPSIIRQAVVLLVLYLSLGVVIYWFNRDNFSATETHPVVDALYFCIVTMCTIGYGDITPNSVATKLFSIMFVLVGFGFVDILLSGMVSYVLDLQENYMLRSVKGDGEKKDLAGTYIFDLKKGRMRIRMKVALALVVVVICIGIGAGVMHFVEDLDWLDSFYLSVMSVTTVGYGDRAFKSLPGRIFASIWLLVSTLAVARAFLFLAEARVDKRQRRMAKWVLGQDMTIAEFLAADIDNNGFVSKSEYVIYKLKEMRKVSEKDIMQICNKFDRLDNGKCGKITLADLMESRN from the exons ATGGACGACGAGCCTCTCCTCCAGGGCCTCGTCCGGCCGCCGCCGCTGTTCACCCTCCCCGAGGACGACGAGATCGCCGTCCCTCCCCCTGCTCTCACCCCGTCCGAGCTCAAGGACCGCCTCATCTTCGGCCCCTCCCCGCCCCCGCGCGACGCGTCCCCGATCGCCGACACCCTCATTTCCCCGCTCCACCCCGCCctgccctcctcctcctctcccctggaggagccgccgccgctgccgcagCAGCAGCCCTGGCTAATCGACCCTAACTTCTTCTGGAGCAAGAGCAACCTGCACCGCTCCAAGACCGCCCCCGCCATGGCCGTGATCAACGACCTCAACAGGCAGAGCGCGCCGCCCAAGCTGCAGTTCGCCTCGCCGTCGATCATACGGCAGGCCGTCGTGCTTCTGGTATTGTACCTGTCGCTCGGCGTGGTGATTTATTGGTTCAACAGGGATAATTTCTCTGCGACCGAGACTCATCCGGTTGTGGACGCGTTGTATTTTTGCATTGTGACGATGTGCACGATCGGTTATGGGGATATCACGCCGAACAGTGTGGCTACGAAGCTTTTCTCTATTATGTTTGTGCTGGTGGGATTTGGTTTTGTGGATATTTTGCTCAGCGGGATGGTCAGTTACGTGCTCGATTTGCAAGAGAACTACATGTTGAGGTCAGTGAAGGGTGATGGAGAGAAGAAGGATTTAGCGGGGACATATATTTTCGATTTGAAGAAGGGGAGGATGAGGATAAGAATGAAGGTGGCATTGGCACTGGTTGTGGTTGTTATCTGTATTGGGATTGGTGCTGGGGTTATGCATTTTGTTGAGGACCTTGATTGGTTGGATTCGTTTTACCTTTCTGTGATGTCAGTGACCACTGTCGGCTACGGTGATAGGGCGTTTAAGTCGTTGCCTGGTCGtatttttgcttcaatttgGTTGCTGGTATCCACTCTTGCCGTTGCTCGAGCATTTCTGTTTCTGGCTGAAGCAAGAGTGGATAAGCGCCAGAGAAGGATGGCCAAGTGGGTTCTAGGTCAGGACATGACCATTGCCGAGTTTCTTGCAGCTGATATTGACAACAATGGATTTGTAAG TAAATCTGAGTATGTCATCTACAAGTTAAAAGAGATGAGAAAAGTTTCAGAGAAAGACATAATGCAGATCTGCAATAAGTTTGATCGGTTAGACAACGGCAAATGTGGGAAGATTACTCTTGCTGATCTCATGGAAAGTCGTAACTAA
- the LOC104440821 gene encoding WRKY transcription factor 71 has protein sequence MSDEHRNPSYYYDPFQSSHFSSAYGDHPYVSFTDCLQGSGDYNSLPTTAFGLSPSTSEVLSSAEYGHQKQEIGGGSESTNHNPATPNSSISSSSTEAGGEEDSSRGRRSETQLKEGEDGGESSKKQSKSKKKGEKREREPRFAFMTKSEVDHLEDGYRWRKYGQKAVKNSPYPRSYYRCTTQKCTVKKRVERSFQDPSIVITTYEGQHNHPIPATLRGSGAGMFATSMFAAPTAAVPGYNNPQEMMFQMPHMMTTNQGGANFAYNPQALTSTHHHHHHQQYNQGPPDYGLLQDIVPSMFFKQEP, from the exons ATGTCTGATGAGCATAGAAACCCTAGCTATTACTATGACCCTTTCCAGAGCTCCCATTTCTCCTCTGCTTACGGTGATCATCCATACGTGAGCTTCACTGATTGCTTGCAAGGCTCTGGTGATTACAACTCGTTGCCGACGACGGCTTTCGGCTTGTCGCCGTCGACCTCTGAGGTTCTTTCATCGGCCGAGTATGGCCACCAGAAGCAGGAGATAGGAGGGGGTAGCGAGAGTACCAATCACAACCCGGCAACGCCGAACTCTtcgatctcttcttcttctactgaAGCCGGGGGCGAGGAGGATTCGAGCAGAGGAAGGAGATCGGAGACCCAGTTGAAGGAGggtgaagatggaggagagagctCTAAGAAACA gagcaaatcaaagaagaagggagagaaaagagagagagagccacgCTTTGCATTCATGACCAAGAGTGAAGTTGATCATCTTGAAGATGGTTACAGATGGAGAAAATATGGTCAAAAGGCTGTCAAAAATAGCCCTTACCCAAG GAGCTACTACAGGTGCACCACACAGAAATGCACTGTGAAGAAGAGAGTGGAGAGGTCATTCCAAGACCCTTCCATAGTGATCACCACCTACGAGGGCCAACACAACCACCCGATCCCGGCGACGCTCCGGGGAAGTGGGGCTGGGATGTTTGCTACATCCATGTTCGCGGCGCCCACTGCAGCAGTCCCGGGCTACAACAACCCTCAAGAGATGATGTTTCAAATGCCTCACATGATGACAACAAACCAAGGTGGTGCAAATTTTGCTTATAACCCTCAAGCTTTGACTTCAAcacatcatcaccatcatcatcagcaATATAACCAAGGCCCACCAGACTATGGACTCCTGCAAGACATTGTTCCTTCCATGTTCTTCAAACAAGAGCCATGA